From the Gadus chalcogrammus isolate NIFS_2021 chromosome 15, NIFS_Gcha_1.0, whole genome shotgun sequence genome, one window contains:
- the cryzl1 gene encoding quinone oxidoreductase-like protein 1 isoform X2: protein MKGLYCRLGQTDADTKFVIQEMLLVDLGIQRDLIPVGREIAGVVLQVGSLVSSFHPDDEVVGILPLEYPWSGLCDVIDVDEHLLVHKPEKLSWICVAGAIRDGVCAYTALHTHARMAAGHTLLVMDGASTFGLLCIQLASYHGVKVLATSHTPEQHTFLEKLQTSLARVIPVFEGSSDLLSDVLEETGGLGVDIVIDTGVRLQEDEGSNGNRLPHKHEVISVLGVGGHWVTSHQELQLDPPDCRLLHLKSASVTFLNQEVWTASTVQQGRYLHILKDIMEKMSSGILGPEPEEAVPLQDATVVMEMVQRCEKKSAIVQF, encoded by the exons ATGAAGGGTTTGTACTGCCGACTCGGACAGACTGATGCGGACACCAAGTTTGTTATTCAGGAGATG CTGCTAGTTGACCTAGGTATCCAGAGGGATTTGATTCCGGTTGGTCGAGAGATAGCAGGGGTCGTCCTGCAAG TTGGCTCCCTTGTGTCGTCCTTCCACCCAGACGATGAAGTTGTAG GTATTCTGCCTTTGGAATACCCCTGGTCTGGACTGTGTGATGTAATCGATGTTGATGAACACCTTCTTG TACACAAGCCAGAAAAGTTGAGCTGGATATGCGTTGCAGGAGCAATACGTGATGGAGTGTGTGCCTATAcggccctacacacacacgcccgaaTGGCCGCTGGACACACACTCTTGGTCATGGACGGAGCCAGC ACATTTGGCCTCCTGTGTATCCAGCTCGCAAGTTACCATGGAGTCAAAGTGCTGGCAACCTCACACACGCCGGAGCAACACACATTCCTTGAAAAACTACAGACAAGTTTAG CCAGGGTGATTCCAGTGTTTGAAGGGTCTTCGGACCTGCTTTCAGATGTTCTAGAGGAAACCGGGGGATTAGGCGTGGACATAGTCATAGACACTGGAG TACGTCTCCAGGAAGATGAAGGGTCAAATGGAAATCGCCTCCCTCACAAGCATGAGGTCATCAGCGTACTGGGAGTTGGGGGTCACTGGGTGACATCACACCAGGAGCTGCAG CTGGATCCTCCAGATTGCCGACTGCTCCACTTGAAGTCGGCCTCTGTGACTTTCCTCAACCAGGAAGTCTGGACCGCTTCGACTGTGCAACAAGGACGATATCTCC ACATTCTGAAGGACATAATGGAGAAGATGTCTTCTGGAATACTCGG ACCCGAGCCTGAGGAGGCGGTCCCTCTGCAGGATGCcactgttgtcatggagatggtCCAGCGTTGCGAGAAAAAGAGTGCTATAGTTCAGTTCTGA
- the LOC130404754 gene encoding tubulin beta-4B chain has translation MREIVHLQAGQCGNQIGAKFWEVISDEHGIDPTGTYHGDSDLQLERINVYYNEATGGKYVPRAVLVDLEPGTMDSVRSGPFGQIFRPDNFVFGQSGAGNNWAKGHYTEGAELVDSVLDVVRKEAESCDCLQGFQLTHSLGGGTGSGMGTLLISKIREEYPDRIMNTFSVVPSPKVSDTVVEPYNATLSVHQLVENTDETYCIDNEALYDICFRTLKLTTPTYGDLNHLVSATMSGVTTCLRFPGQLNADLRKLAVNMVPFPRLHFFMPGFAPLTSRGSQQYRALTVPELTQQMFDAKNMMAACDPRHGRYLTVAAIFRGRMSMKEVDEQMLNVQNKNSSYFVEWIPNNVKTAVCDIPPRGLKMAATFIGNSTAIQELFKRISEQFTAMFRRKAFLHWYTGEGMDEMEFTEAESNMNDLVSEYQQYQDATAEEEGEFEEEEEEVA, from the exons ATGAGGGAAATCGTCCATTTGCAGGCTGGCCAATGTGGTAACCAAATTGGAGCGAAG TTTTGGGAGGTGATCAGCGACGAACATGGCATCGATCCTACAGGGACATACCACGGGGACAGCGACCTCCAGCTAGAGAGAATTAACGTGTATTACAATGAAGCAACAG GTGGCAAATATGTTCCCCGTGCTGTGCTTGTGGACTTGGAACCTGGCACCATGGACTCTGTGCGCTCCGGGCCCTTTGGACAGATCTTCAGACCAGACAACTTTGTCTTTG GCCAGAGTGGTGCTGGAAACAACTGGGCCAAGGGCCACTACACTGAGGGGGCTGAGCTTGTGGACTCTGTGCTCGATGTGGTGAGGAAGGAGGCAGAAAGCTGCGACTGCCTGCAGGGCTTCCAGCTCACCCACTCCCTGGGTGGGGGCACTGGCTCTGGCATGGGCACCCTGCTCATCAGCAAGATCCGCGAGGAGTACCCCGACCGCATCATGAACACCTTCAGTGTTGTACCCTCTCCCAAG GTATCAGACACGGTGGTGGAGCCCTACAACGCCACCCTCTCCGTGCACCAATTGGTGGAGAACACGGACGAGACGTACTGCATCGACAACGAGGCGCTGTACGACATCTGCTTCCGCACTCTGAAGCTGACTACGCCCACCTATGGTGACCTCAACCACCTGGTGTCGGCCACCATGAGCGGCGTCACCACCTGCCTGCGCTTCCCTGGACAGCTAAACGCCGACCTCCGCAAGCTGGCGGTCAACATGGTGCCCTTCCCCCGCCTTCACTTCTTCATGCCAGGCTTCGCCCCGCTCACCAGCCGCGGAAGCCAGCAGTACAG AGCTCTGACGGTTCCTGAGCTCACGCAGCAGATGTTCGACGCCAAGAACATGATGGCAGCGTGTGACCCGCGCCATGGTCGCTACTTGACCGTGGCAGCCATCTTCCGCGGTCGCATGTCCATGAAGGAGGTGGATGAGCAGATGCTTAATGTGCAGAACAAGAACAGCAGCTACTTTGTTGAATGGATCCCCAACAACGTGAAGACCGCCGTTTGCGACATCCCGCCACGCGGcctcaagatggctgccacCTTCATCGGCAACAGCACAGCCATCCAGGAGTTGTTCAAGCGCATCTCTGAGCAGTTCACCGCCATGTTCCGCCGAAAGGCTTTCCTCCACTG GTACACAGGTGAGGGTATGGATGagatggagttcacggaggcgGAGAGCAACATGAACGACCTGGTGTCTGAGTACCAGCAGTACCAGGATGCCACcgcagaggaggaaggggagtttgaggaggaggaggaagaggtggcatAG
- the cryzl1 gene encoding quinone oxidoreductase-like protein 1 isoform X1 has product MKGLYCRLGQTDADTKFVIQEMSLPANVDSHQVRVKMKACGLSPLDLKLLVDLGIQRDLIPVGREIAGVVLQVGSLVSSFHPDDEVVGILPLEYPWSGLCDVIDVDEHLLVHKPEKLSWICVAGAIRDGVCAYTALHTHARMAAGHTLLVMDGASTFGLLCIQLASYHGVKVLATSHTPEQHTFLEKLQTSLARVIPVFEGSSDLLSDVLEETGGLGVDIVIDTGVRLQEDEGSNGNRLPHKHEVISVLGVGGHWVTSHQELQLDPPDCRLLHLKSASVTFLNQEVWTASTVQQGRYLHILKDIMEKMSSGILGPEPEEAVPLQDATVVMEMVQRCEKKSAIVQF; this is encoded by the exons ATGAAGGGTTTGTACTGCCGACTCGGACAGACTGATGCGGACACCAAGTTTGTTATTCAGGAGATG TCTCTCCCAGCCAATGTAGACAGTCACCAGGTCAGGGTTAAGATGAAGGCATGTGGACTCAGTCCTCTCGACCTCAAG CTGCTAGTTGACCTAGGTATCCAGAGGGATTTGATTCCGGTTGGTCGAGAGATAGCAGGGGTCGTCCTGCAAG TTGGCTCCCTTGTGTCGTCCTTCCACCCAGACGATGAAGTTGTAG GTATTCTGCCTTTGGAATACCCCTGGTCTGGACTGTGTGATGTAATCGATGTTGATGAACACCTTCTTG TACACAAGCCAGAAAAGTTGAGCTGGATATGCGTTGCAGGAGCAATACGTGATGGAGTGTGTGCCTATAcggccctacacacacacgcccgaaTGGCCGCTGGACACACACTCTTGGTCATGGACGGAGCCAGC ACATTTGGCCTCCTGTGTATCCAGCTCGCAAGTTACCATGGAGTCAAAGTGCTGGCAACCTCACACACGCCGGAGCAACACACATTCCTTGAAAAACTACAGACAAGTTTAG CCAGGGTGATTCCAGTGTTTGAAGGGTCTTCGGACCTGCTTTCAGATGTTCTAGAGGAAACCGGGGGATTAGGCGTGGACATAGTCATAGACACTGGAG TACGTCTCCAGGAAGATGAAGGGTCAAATGGAAATCGCCTCCCTCACAAGCATGAGGTCATCAGCGTACTGGGAGTTGGGGGTCACTGGGTGACATCACACCAGGAGCTGCAG CTGGATCCTCCAGATTGCCGACTGCTCCACTTGAAGTCGGCCTCTGTGACTTTCCTCAACCAGGAAGTCTGGACCGCTTCGACTGTGCAACAAGGACGATATCTCC ACATTCTGAAGGACATAATGGAGAAGATGTCTTCTGGAATACTCGG ACCCGAGCCTGAGGAGGCGGTCCCTCTGCAGGATGCcactgttgtcatggagatggtCCAGCGTTGCGAGAAAAAGAGTGCTATAGTTCAGTTCTGA